The proteins below are encoded in one region of Peribacillus muralis:
- a CDS encoding TetR/AcrR family transcriptional regulator, giving the protein MSISKKEDPRTIRSRDMFKQAVIALLCEDPIIPNLTVQKIAARAGLNRTTFYLHYQDIQDLLTQITDEISNELSNKIFALKHAKDLSEKQQLTQLLDYLYIHRSHLLILFKTNQFEEKLFSLLKKLVETRRKNTQKELPDDYVDIDIKTASLAGIIIWWLRQGLHFSSDYMANQIYLMYRV; this is encoded by the coding sequence ATGTCTATATCTAAAAAAGAAGATCCACGTACCATTCGGTCAAGAGACATGTTTAAACAAGCTGTCATCGCTCTCTTATGTGAGGATCCCATCATTCCCAATTTGACGGTTCAGAAAATTGCAGCCAGGGCAGGGTTAAATCGGACGACATTTTACTTGCATTATCAGGATATTCAAGATTTACTGACCCAAATCACAGATGAAATTTCAAATGAGCTTTCGAATAAAATTTTTGCTTTGAAGCATGCAAAAGATTTGTCTGAAAAACAGCAGCTAACACAATTACTTGATTATTTATATATTCATCGAAGCCATCTACTTATTTTGTTTAAAACGAATCAGTTCGAGGAGAAATTGTTTTCCCTATTAAAGAAACTAGTAGAAACAAGAAGGAAGAATACACAGAAGGAGTTACCTGACGATTATGTCGACATTGATATTAAAACTGCCTCATTGGCAGGCATCATCATATGGTGGCTAAGACAGGGGCTTCATTTTAGTTCCGATTATATGGCCAATCAAATTTATTTAATGTACAGAGTGTAA
- a CDS encoding ECF transporter S component, which produces MNSAYSSVETTKTRTLVINALFIALTLVATMFINIKLPIMGNGGLIHLGNVPLFIAALVYGKKTGAIAGAFGMALFDLFSGWAAWAPFTFIIVGTMGYLAGLIAEKVPGKRVVVYTLAVAVALIIKIVGYYFVEVILYGNWIQPFGSIPGNVMQVVLAGIIVVPLAGRLKQRAGQL; this is translated from the coding sequence ATGAATTCAGCATACTCATCGGTAGAAACGACAAAAACAAGGACCTTGGTCATCAATGCACTTTTCATCGCATTGACCCTTGTAGCTACAATGTTCATCAATATAAAGCTCCCGATAATGGGGAATGGCGGCCTCATCCACCTCGGTAACGTTCCGCTTTTCATAGCGGCACTCGTTTACGGCAAAAAAACCGGGGCGATAGCAGGAGCCTTCGGAATGGCCCTCTTCGATCTTTTCTCCGGTTGGGCAGCATGGGCTCCGTTCACATTCATCATCGTCGGTACAATGGGCTATCTAGCCGGGCTTATAGCTGAAAAGGTACCTGGAAAAAGGGTGGTCGTATACACACTGGCAGTTGCCGTTGCCCTCATCATTAAAATCGTCGGCTACTACTTCGTCGAGGTCATCCTGTACGGGAACTGGATTCAGCCTTTCGGATCCATCCCTGGTAACGTCATGCAGGTCGTCCTGGCCGGCATCATCGTCGTCCCGCTTGCAGGCCGGTTAAAGCAAAGAGCCGGACAGCTATAA
- a CDS encoding DUF2521 family protein, whose product MAVILGLQELQKEKQLKFERRLLRELSIDDMKGRIQRYFGQDFMEVLVEGYFDVAIEAFLLGANYSKFGYYGESVDDVRARCFKEEKFLIDTLFNFILYWREVTANNAFDEGLFYCCEGFVGEWWQDGFKTGEKRYKMKLH is encoded by the coding sequence ATGGCTGTCATATTAGGTTTACAGGAGCTGCAAAAGGAAAAGCAATTGAAGTTCGAGCGCAGGCTGCTAAGGGAGCTATCTATCGATGACATGAAGGGGCGGATCCAGCGCTACTTTGGTCAGGACTTTATGGAAGTCTTGGTGGAAGGTTATTTTGATGTGGCCATCGAAGCCTTTTTATTAGGGGCGAATTATAGCAAGTTTGGCTATTATGGTGAGTCGGTGGACGATGTGAGGGCCAGGTGCTTTAAGGAAGAAAAGTTTTTGATCGATACCCTGTTCAACTTTATTTTGTATTGGCGGGAAGTTACAGCGAATAACGCTTTCGATGAAGGGTTATTTTATTGCTGCGAGGGGTTTGTCGGAGAGTGGTGGCAGGACGGTTTCAAAACTGGTGAAAAACGTTATAAAATGAAATTGCACTGA
- the cwlD gene encoding N-acetylmuramoyl-L-alanine amidase CwlD has product MRRKLKYTGIAMGLFVLFLIVTFKFVEDDSWDSWNLPLAGKVIVLDAGHGGMDGGANVQDVMEKEIALSVSLKVRDYLQEQGALVIMTREKDEDLAQRNTKGVRQRKQEDLRNRVEMINNSEADLFLTIHLNSFPSASSKGAQTFYTKRYEENEQVAKFIQAEIIRNLENTKRDAKTINHVYLMNYAKKPGALVEIGFLSNAEERERLISDKYQEKIASSIYMGILRYFTEEKLKDEN; this is encoded by the coding sequence ATGCGTAGAAAGCTGAAATACACTGGTATCGCTATGGGATTGTTTGTCCTTTTTTTAATTGTAACGTTTAAGTTTGTTGAAGATGATTCTTGGGACTCCTGGAACCTTCCGCTGGCAGGTAAAGTGATCGTCCTTGATGCCGGTCATGGGGGAATGGATGGCGGTGCCAACGTACAGGATGTCATGGAAAAGGAAATTGCACTTTCGGTCTCATTAAAGGTACGTGATTATTTGCAGGAGCAGGGAGCCCTTGTCATCATGACCCGTGAGAAGGACGAGGATCTCGCCCAAAGAAATACGAAGGGAGTCCGTCAGCGCAAACAGGAGGACCTACGGAACAGGGTTGAAATGATAAATAATTCGGAAGCGGATTTATTCTTGACCATCCATTTGAATTCATTTCCTTCGGCGTCATCCAAAGGTGCCCAAACCTTCTATACGAAGAGGTATGAGGAAAATGAACAGGTGGCCAAGTTCATTCAGGCCGAAATCATAAGAAATCTTGAGAATACGAAGCGTGATGCAAAAACGATCAATCATGTTTACTTAATGAATTATGCAAAGAAACCGGGAGCGCTTGTTGAAATAGGCTTTCTTTCCAATGCAGAGGAAAGGGAACGCCTTATCAGTGATAAGTATCAAGAGAAGATTGCGAGTTCAATTTATATGGGGATTCTACGTTACTTTACGGAGGAAAAGCTAAAGGATGAAAATTGA
- a CDS encoding Mrp/NBP35 family ATP-binding protein has product MFTEEKVLNLLKDLKDPFLHKSLEETNGIIEIKIKPEKNHVSVKLAIAKTGTAEQMQMQTEVVDLLKTNGAESVGIRFTELSEDELSKHRENMPQDEGDQGLLGPNSKTQFIAIASGKGGVGKSTISVNFATSLARLGKKVGLVDADIYGFSVPDMMGITKRPVVRGERIIPVERFGVQVISMGFFVEDNAPIIWRGPMLGKMLNSFFNEVEWGELDYLVLDLPPGTGDVALDVHTMLPSCKEIIVTTPHPTAAFVAARAGAMAIKTEHEVIGVIENMSFFESKTTGEKEYVFGKGGGAKLAEELRTEVLGQLPLQQPDWNEEDFAPSIYAADHRLGRIYEDIAKKVIEKLQ; this is encoded by the coding sequence TTGTTCACAGAAGAGAAAGTACTGAATTTACTAAAGGATCTTAAAGACCCTTTTCTACATAAAAGCCTTGAAGAAACTAATGGGATCATAGAAATAAAAATAAAGCCTGAAAAGAATCATGTAAGCGTTAAACTTGCGATCGCGAAAACGGGGACTGCGGAGCAAATGCAAATGCAAACGGAAGTGGTGGATTTGCTGAAAACGAATGGAGCGGAGTCGGTAGGAATTCGCTTCACGGAGCTTTCAGAAGACGAGCTGTCTAAGCACCGTGAAAACATGCCGCAGGATGAAGGGGACCAAGGCTTACTTGGGCCGAACAGCAAAACGCAATTCATTGCGATCGCCAGCGGTAAAGGCGGAGTGGGAAAATCGACGATTTCAGTCAATTTCGCTACTTCACTTGCTCGTTTGGGAAAAAAGGTCGGTCTTGTTGACGCTGATATTTACGGATTCAGCGTACCTGATATGATGGGAATTACAAAACGACCTGTCGTTCGCGGGGAGAGGATCATTCCGGTTGAAAGGTTTGGAGTTCAAGTAATATCGATGGGCTTTTTTGTCGAAGATAATGCCCCAATCATCTGGAGAGGTCCGATGCTTGGCAAAATGCTGAACAGTTTCTTCAATGAAGTGGAATGGGGAGAGCTGGACTATTTAGTGCTTGACTTGCCGCCAGGTACGGGTGATGTTGCTTTGGACGTCCATACGATGCTGCCATCCTGTAAGGAAATCATCGTGACGACACCGCACCCGACTGCAGCCTTCGTTGCTGCAAGAGCCGGTGCGATGGCCATCAAGACAGAGCATGAAGTCATTGGTGTCATTGAGAATATGTCATTCTTTGAAAGTAAAACGACTGGAGAGAAAGAATATGTATTCGGAAAAGGCGGGGGGGCGAAGCTTGCTGAAGAACTTCGTACGGAAGTTTTGGGACAGCTTCCCCTGCAGCAGCCGGATTGGAATGAAGAGGACTTCGCACCTTCGATATACGCGGCAGATCATAGGCTAGGCAGGATTTATGAAGACATCGCCAAGAAGGTCATTGAAAAGCTTCAATAA